One Drosophila kikkawai strain 14028-0561.14 chromosome 3L, DkikHiC1v2, whole genome shotgun sequence genomic window carries:
- the nwk gene encoding protein nervous wreck isoform X10, which yields MQPPPRKGNYVKFLKNLHTEQVAKLQLKNQHECDLLEDIRQFTIKRSAIEKSYSEALLKISSQYLNKKIPNIPDIKMDGIEERWNMWSVWRTVLEENEKLARARLAAIEVFQQQIADEAKVLRDYKLAIAKRSLSGIVNVQKELHLSVGDVDKTKKSYFDEEHCAHDVRDKARDIEEKLKKKKGSFFQSITSLQKNSARVTSRKELLEEKSSGARNDYVLSLAAANAHQNRYFTVDLQTTMTTMENYVFERVAEYLMLMGRTELLTCSATQNSFGKIRDQAQQLTREYNLQCCYLFYPVLKQHIQYDFEACDNDPVRKVTAEHESAAETLTKEAKNLAGRVVKENASIRENAKKLALCQSLRDSGQRSDPNDPNGPDLDTKIEEFRDQIRRSETEKAKAEACLQCLRDGGINVDEWVQEAEIMGVQELTRSASSISMRTDASGQGENPSSDSFYDSDKEETQAQASAQAKPKAEQQLSRDRTFSDSDDEPEERPSASAAAASSSSAAAAAASSAAMATGGGGWDDPTEVNWGAEEEEDKDEPIVPEPKEAIFKCTALYSYTAQNPDELTIVENEQLEVVGEGDGDGWLRARNYRGEEGYVPHNYLDIDQETAGSAFNGTSGNQLRSQISFSSVDYTVDNEDQTVDSMQSPDQVSVIMAPQKRVKSDVEWCIALYDYDATAEDELTFEEGDKIKIVTKTAHGVDDGWWEGELDGKFGNFPSLVVEECDEMGEPLSEGGDESPPPTAAPSFALPPAPALPPEYAHELELELTEDMFGSQDTADEDSGYIPNGAAAPSMPPPGRSQ from the exons ATGCAGCCGCCGCCGCGTAAG GGAAACTATGTGAAGTTCCTCAAGAACTTGCACACGGAACAGGTGGCCAAGCTGCAGCTGAAGAACCAGCATGAGTGCGACCTGTTGGAGGATATCCGCCAGTTCACCATCAAGCGCTCGGCCATCGAGAAGTCGTACAGTGAGGCCTTGCTAAAGATCTCATCGCAGTATCTGAACAAGAAGATACCCAATATACCGGATATTAAAATGGATGGAATCGAAGAGCGCTG GAATATGTGGAGCGTTTGGCGCACTGTTCTAGAGGAGAATGAGAAGCTGGCCCGAGCCCGCTTGGCCGCCATCGAGGTGTTCCAACAGCAGATTGCCGATGAGGCCAAGGTCCTTCGGGACTACAAGTTGGCCATAGCAAAGCGTTCGCTCTCCGGCATTGTCAATGTGCAAAAGGAACTCCATTTGAGTGTAGGCGATGTGGACAAAACCAAAAAGTCTTACTTTGACGAGGAGCACTGTGCCCACGACGTGCGGGATAAGGCTCGCGATATTGAGGAGAagctgaagaagaagaaaggaTCCTTCTTTCAGTCAATCACCTCGCTGCAGAAGAACAGCGCCCGGGTCACGTCCCGCAAGGAGTTGCTAGAGGAGAAGTCCTCCGGCGCCAGGAACGACTATGTACTCAGTCTGGCAGCAGCCAATGCTCATCAGAATCGTTACTTTACGGTCGATCTGCAGACCACGATGACAACGATGGAGAACTATGTTTTTGAAAGGGTAGCCGAGTACCTGATGCTAATGGG ACGCACAGAGCTGCTGACCTGCTCGGCCACCCAGAACAGCTTCGGCAAGATCCGCGATCAGGCCCAACAGCTCACCCGGGAGTACAACCTGCAGTGCTGCTACCTGTTCTATCCGGTGCTGAAGCAGCACATCCAGTACGACTTCGAGGCGTGCGACAATGATCCGGTGCGCAAGGTGACCGCGGAGCACGAGTCCGCCGCCGAGACACTGACCAAGGAAGCCAAGAATCTGGCCGGTAGAGTGGTAAAGGAGAACGCCTCGATCCGAGAGAATGCCAAGAAGCTGGCCCTGTGTCAGTCACTGCGGGACTCTGGGCAACGCAGCGATCCCAATGATCCGAATGGACCGGACTTGGACACGAAGATCGAAGAGTTCCGGGATCAGATTCGCCGTTCGGAGACGGAGAAGGCCAAGGCGGAGGCTTGTCTGCAGTGCCTGCGCGATGGTGGCATCAACGTGGACGAGTGGGTGCAGGAGGCAGAGATTATGGGCGTCCAAGAGCTCACTCGCTCGGCCAGTTCCATTTCGATGCGCACAGATGCCTCCGGGCAGGGCGAGAATCCCAGCTCCGATTCCTTTTATGACAGCGACAAGGAGGAGACTCAGGCTCAGGCCTCGGCCCAGGCCAAGCCCAAAGCGGAGCAGCAGCTTTCCCGGGATCGCACTTTCAGCGACAGCGACGACGAGCCCGAGGAGCGTCCAtcggcatcggcggcggcagcatcTTCCAGCTCGGCCGCAGCAGCGGCTGCCTCGTCAGCGGCAATGGCCACCGGAGGCGGGGGCTGGGACGATCCCACCGAAGTTAACTGGGgggccgaggaggaggaggacaagGACGAACCGATTGTACCGGAGCCCAAGGAGGCCATCTTCAAGTGTACTGCGCTCTACAGCTATACG GCCCAAAATCCCGATGAGCTCACCATCGTCGAAAACGAACAGCTCGAGGTGGTCGGCGAGGGCGATGGCGACGGCTGGCTGAGGGCTCGCAACTACCGCGGTGAGGAGGGCTACGTGCCGCACAACTATCTGGACATCGATCAGGAGACCGCAGGCAGCGCCTTTAATGGTACTTCCGGCAATCAATTGCGCTCTCAAATTTCATTCTCATCTGTCGATTATACTGTTGACAATGAAGATCAGACGGTGGACTCGATGCAATCGCCCGACCAGGTATCGGTCATCATGGCGCCCCAGAAGCGTGTCAAGTCGGATGTGGAATGGTGCATTGCGCTCTACGACTACGATGCCACCGCCGAGGATGAGCTGACCTTCGAGGAGGGCGACAAGATCAAGATCGTGACCAAGACCGCCCACGGTGTAGACGATGGCTGGTGGGAGGGCGAACTGGATGGCAAGTTTGGCAACTTCCCATCACTGGTCGTCGAGGAGTGTGACGAGATGGGTGAACCGCTGAGCGAGGGTGGCGATGAGTCGCCTCCACCCACAGCGGCGCCCAGTTTTGCACTGCCACCGGCACCGGCACTGCCGCCAGAGTATGCCCAtgagttggagctggagctTACCGAGGATATGTTTGGATCACAGGATACGGCAG ATGAGGATAGCGGCTACATACCGAACGGCGCTGCAGCACCGAGCATGCCTCCGCCAG GACGATCTCAGTGA